A window of Juglans regia cultivar Chandler chromosome 7, Walnut 2.0, whole genome shotgun sequence contains these coding sequences:
- the LOC108991274 gene encoding putative pentatricopeptide repeat-containing protein At3g47840, whose translation MVLPMRSPFRRFFTASALAYTVYGDLLVSELRPTCIIGKTHSANDVDMLEVNAQLKQLVKTGHLSDARAMFDKMPCRDEITWTNMISGYVNASDSSEALDLFSNMCVQPGLRMDHYTLSLALKACALIMNLYYGELLHGYSVKSGFVNSVFVGSSLLDMYAKIGKIEQGCKVFDEMPIRNVVSWTAIITGLVRAGYNMEGLVYFCEMQRSKVEYDAYSFAIALKACADSGALNYGRVIHAKTMKKGFNESSFVANTLATMYYKCGKFDYGMRLFEKMRTQDVVSWTTIVTTYVQMGQEEHAIEAFMKMKESDVSPNEYTFAAIICGVANLARIEWGEQLHAHVLRVGFVDFLSVANSVMTMYSKCGQLPSASLVFCGMTRKDVVSWSTIIAAYSQGGYAEEAFEYLSWMRKEGPKPNEFAFSSVLSVCGSMAILEQGKQLHALVLSVGLESTALIRSALINMYSKCGSIKEASKIFDVTENDDIVSWTAMIVGYAEHGFSHEAIDLFEKIPKVGLRPDAVSFIGILTACSHAGLVDLGFHYYNLMTNKYQINPSKEHYGCMIDLLCRAGRLSDAENMIKHMPFQRDDVVWSTLLRACRVQGDVDCGIRTAEEILKLDPSSAGAHITLANIYATRGRWREAANLRKMMKSKGVIKEPGWSWIKVNDQVSAFVAGDRSHPQGEYIYSMLDLLASRTETAIQEVGSISNHVEG comes from the coding sequence ATGGTTTTACCCATGAGGAGTCCTTTCAGGAGATTTTTTACGGCATCAGCCCTTGCTTATACTGTGTATGGAGATCTCTTGGTTTCAGAGCTAAGACCTACATGCATTATTGGAAAAACCCATTCTGCTAATGATGTAGATATGCTTGAAGTCAATGCTCAACTTAAGCAGCTAGTGAAAACCGGTCATTTGAGTGATGCTCGCGCAATGTTCGATAAAATGCCATGCCGAGATGAGATTACATGGACCAATATGATTTCTGGCTATGTCAATGCCTCGGATTCCTCTGAAGCGTTAGATTTGTTCTCAAATATGTGCGTTCAGCCAGGACTTCGAATGGACCACTACACGCTTAGTCTTGCACTCAAGGCTTGTGCACTCATTATGAACTTGTATTATGGGGAACTGTTACATGGGTATTCAGTGAAATCTGGTTTTGTTAATTCGGTTTTTGTTGGGAGTTCCCTTCTTGACATGTATGCCAAGATTGGTAAAATTGAGCAAGGTTGTAAAGTTTTCGATGAGATGCCAATAAGAAATGTAGTCTCTTGGACAGCCATTATAACCGGGCTTGTTCGAGCAGGTTATAATATGGAGGGTttggtttacttttgtgaaatgcAGAGGTCAAAGGTGGAGTATGATGCGTATTCATTTGCTATTGCATTGAAGGCATGTGCCGATTCTGGTGCTCTGAACTACGGGAGGGTGATTCATgcaaaaacaatgaaaaaaggGTTCAATGAGAGCTCATTTGTGGCTAACACTCTTGCTACCATGTACTACAAATGTGGAAAATTCGACTATGGTATGCGCTTGTTTGAGAAGATGAGGACACAGGACGTGGTTTCATGGACAACAATTGTAACAACCTATGTTCAGATGGGTCAGGAGGAGCATGCAATTGAAGCATTTATGAAAATGAAGGAATCAGATGTGAGTCCTAATGAGTACACTTTTGCAGCTATTATCTGTGGTGTTGCCAATCTTGCAAGAATTGAATGGGGTGAACAATTACATGCACATGTTTTACGTGTaggttttgttgattttctatCAGTGGCAAATTCTGTCATGACCATGTATTCAAAATGTGGGCAGTTGCCTTCAGCTTCACTGGTCTTTTGTGGCATGACCAGGAAAGATGTTGTTTCATGGAGTACTATAATTGCCGCGTATTCTCAAGGAGGTTATGCGGAAGAAGCCTTTGAGTATTTATCGTGGATGAGAAAGGAAGGACCAAAACCAAATGAGTTTGCTTTTTCCAGCGTGCTAAGTGTATGTGGAAGTATGGCAATTCTTGAGCAAGGGAAGCAACTGCATGCTCTTGTCTTGTCTGTTGGGTTAGAAAGCACAGCTCTGATACGAAGTGCTCTAATCAATATGTATTCTAAATGTGGGAGTATAAAAGAAGCTTCGAAAATTTTTGATGTGACGGAAAATGATGACATTGTCTCATGGACTGCCATGATCGTTGGTTATGCTGAACATGGGTTCAGCCACGAAGCCATTGATTTGTTTGAGAAGATTCCCAAAGTTGGTTTAAGACCAGATGCCGTGAGCTTCATTGGCATTCTTACTGCTTGTAGCCATGCTGGACTTGTTGATCTTGGCTTCCACTACTACAACTTGATGACTAATAAATATCAGATAAATCCTTCAAAAGAACATTATGGCTGCATGATTGATCTCCTTTGCCGAGCTGGACGATTAAGTGATGCAGAGAACATGATAAAACACATGCCATTTCAACGGGATGACGTCGTTTGGTCTACACTGCTTAGAGCTTGTAGAGTACAAGGAGACGTTGACTGTGGAATACGTACTGCAGAGGAGATTCTTAAATTAGATCCAAGTAGTGCTGGAGCTCATATTACTCTTGCTAACATTTATGCCACAAGAGGGAGATGGAGGGAAGCAGCAAATCTAAGGAAGATGATGAAATCAAAAGGGGTGATCAAGGAGCCAGGATGGTCTTGGATTAAGGTCAATGACCAGGTTTCTGCATTTGTTGCTGGGGATCGATCTCATCCCCAAGGtgaatatatatacagtatGTTGGACTTACTAGCTTCAAGGACAGAAACTGCAATTCAGGAAGTGGGTTCTATTTCAAATCATGTGGAAGGTTAG